A single genomic interval of Coccidioides posadasii str. Silveira chromosome 1, complete sequence harbors:
- a CDS encoding uncharacterized protein (EggNog:ENOG410PHGF~COG:G~TransMembrane:12 (i132-149o183-201i208-226o238-256i268-290o302-324i396-413o425-445i457-478o484-503i524-545o557-576i)~BUSCO:2516at33183), translating into MEFYRSSEELDPSSGSAKAYASASYEDHLSHRELSFVTSHREPLSAAERARRNINAKLANPLAGFSHAALRGRGERYARKHQIGDEEDIRAFAMGAVLAQDPKQYENMEGLTEEELEVLRHEFTHKWSQPKLLYLVIVLCSVSAAVQGMDESVVNGAQIFYKAQFGINDDDYRSTWLSGLTNSAPYLCCALIGCWLTVPFNHVFGRRGTIFITCCFSAITCFWQGFVNTWWHMFVARFALGFGIGPKSATVPIYAAETTPPAIRGALVMQWQMWTAFGIMLGYASDIIFFKVPDPPGVVGLGWRLMMGSAMFPAVLVCLVVFLCPESPRWYISKDAHHKAYMSMCRLRFNKIQAARDLFYMHTLLEAESTMKLGQPKIVELITVPRNRRAMLASEIVMFMQQFCGVNVIAYYSSEVFLEAGFSQISALAASLGFGMINWLFAIPAVYTIDTFGRRNLLLLTFPLMGIFLLLTGFSFWIPSDTAPRARLGCVALGIYLFGIVYSPGEGPVPFTYSAEAYPLYVRAYGMALATSTTWFFNWMLAITWPSLVRAFSPQGAFSWYAGWNIIGFVLILLFLPETKGKTLEELDQVFSVPTHLHAKWALKHLVSVFRRYILFQKYVKVEEFGKEQENQARGMSMSTVERRLDSE; encoded by the exons ATGGAGTTCTATCGATCATCTGAGGAACTAGACCCATCATCAGGCAGTGCAAAGGCTTACGCCTCGGCATCATATGAAGACCACCTTTCGCATCGCGAGCTTTCGTTCGTGACATCTCACAGGGAGCCTCTAAGTGCCGCGGAGCGTGCACGTAGGAATATAAATGCAAAACTTGCAAATCCACTGGCGGGTTTTAGCCATGCTGCCTTAAGAGGCAGAGGGGAACGATACGCCCGGAAACACCAGATTGGAGATGAGGAAGATATACGAGCATTTGCAATGGGTGCTGTTTTGGCTCAGGATCCGAAACAGTATGAAAATATGGAAGGATTAACGGAGGAAGAACTGGAGGTTCTCCGACATGAATTCACGCATAAATGGTCGCAGCCGAAATTGCTGTATCTGGTTATTGTGCTCTGTTCAGTATCCGCAGCGGTCCAGGGAATGG ATGAATCCGTAGTTAATGGGGCCCAAATATTCTACAAGGCGCAGTTTGGTATCAACGACGATGATTATCGTTCGACATGGCTATCAGGACTCACCAACTCCGCTCCTTACCTTTGCTGTGCCCTTATCGGTTGCTGGCTTACTGTTCCATTCAACCACGTATTCGGCCGCCGTGGAACAATTTTTATCACCTGCTGCTTCTCTGCCATTACCTGCTTTTGGCAAGGATTTGTTAATACCTGGTGGCACATGTTTGTCGCCCGATTCGCGCTGGGATTCGGAATCGGACCCAAGTCCGCAACAGTGCCCATATATGCTGCTGAGACCACTCCACCTGCAATTCGTGGCGCTTTAGTCATGCAATGGCAGATGTGGACCGCATTCGGTATCATGCTTGGTTATGCTTCGGATatcattttcttcaaagTTCCCGACCCACCCGGTGTAGTTGGCCTAGGATGGCGATTAATGATGGGCTCCGCAATGTTTCCAGCAGTATTGGTCTGTCTCGTGGTATTTCTTTGCCCAGAGTCACCCCGCTGGTATATTTCAAAGGATGCCCATCACAAAGCATACATGTCTATGTGTCGTTTGAGGTTCAATAAAATCCAAGCTGCGCGAGACTTATTCTATATGCACACTCTGCTAGAGGCGGAGTCGACGATGAAATTGGGCCAGCCAAAAATAGTAGAGCTTATCACTGTGCCACGAAACCGGCGAGCAATGCTTGCTTCAGAAATTGTCATGTTCATGCAGCAG TTCTGCGGTGTCAATGTCATCGCTTACTACTCCTCTGAAGTCTTCCTCGAAGCTGGCTTTTCCCAGATTTCGGCCCTTGCGGCATCTCTGGGATTCGGCATGATAAATTGGCTATTTGCGATTCCGGCCGTTTACACAATCGATACCTTTGGTCGTCGCAATTTACTGCTACTCACCTTTCCGCTGATGGGGATATTCCTCCTCTTAACAGGATTTTCATTCTGGATACCTTCCGATACAGCCCCCCGAGCTCGTCTAGGCTGCGTGGCGTTGGGAATATACCTTTTCGGAATCGTATATTCACCCGGTGAAGGTCCCGTCCCGTTTACATATTCCGCAGAAGCATACCCGCTGTATGTCCGTGCGTATGGCATGGCCCTCGCCACATCAACGACATGGTTCTTTAACTGGATGCTTGCGATCACCTGGCCTAGTCTCGTCCGCGCATTCTCCCCGCAGGGCGCATTTAGTTGGTACGCCGGATGGAACATTATAGGCTTCGTTCTGATTCTGTTATTTTTACCGGAGACAAAGGGCAAGACGCTTGAAGAGCTGGACCAAGTGTTTTCTGTTCCCACACACTTGCACGCCAAATGGGCATTGAAGCATCTTGTCAGTGTCTTCAGGAGGTATATACTTTTCCAAAAGTATGTGAAGGTCGAAGAATTTGGAAAGGAGCAAGAGAATCAAGCGAGAGGAATGAGCATGAGCACTGTTGAGCGGAGACTTGACAGCGAATGA
- a CDS encoding uncharacterized protein (EggNog:ENOG410PK7F), producing the protein MAASMFVSQSPSTIGKRKELGTRVMLRLHSPYRELRPGNGDEKVRCEAGAYAWLQKIAQVFQFIIFMALQCSLRKHLSTLKIDHASNDGFRSYDFDCYHGSIVQILLDTSHQGRDLMIDKNRRISSAYMLIEIC; encoded by the exons ATGGCAGCTTCAATGTTTGTATCCCAGTCACCATCAACAattggaaaaagaaaagagctCGGGACTCGCGTTATGCTGAGACTTCATTCGCCGTATCGTGAGTTGAGACCTGGAAATGGTGACGAGAAAGTCAGATGCGAGGCAGGCGCCTATGCATGGCTTCAAAAAATTGCTCAGGTCTTCCAATTCATCATTTTTATGGCTTTGCAATGTTCGCTGAGGAAACA TTTATCCACCTTGAAAATCGATCATGCGTCAAACGATGGCTTCAGATCTTACGACTTTGACTGCTATCATGGCTCCATCGTCCAAATCCTTCTCGATACGTCCCATCAAGGTAGGGACTTAATGATCGATAAAAATCGGCGTATCAGCTCTGCCTATATGCTTATCGAGATTTGCTGA
- a CDS encoding uncharacterized protein (EggNog:ENOG410PJXS~COG:S~BUSCO:4189at33183), with the protein MSTPGGAAVAACTPCRTVKMKCIREPDSTMCNRCKRKSLTCYYETHRRGRKPGTKLRPKAERMKASNTASALTSMHQGSNPPTASAAEPTPKIEREDTLSQHSGHLLIDVKHHNLSPISKASSAREASTLKSMQINRSLASDSLAPFALLRKSATVGNFTIANILNVEEETPAGEETPDPDVLGQDDLPMKDPDDPVNRNLLSMPSAQGLFDNFFKYMNPFICQFDPVMHTLRYVRSRSPFLFSALLAAAAKVFSPQLYLKLHDHVEFLLRKILGSGEKSTEIVQGICLVTHWKEPSDSRAWMLVGYAIRACMEMGWHKISPTHLDPVFEDGNRGSAKEMELRERRNKERTWLMLFVYDRSVSLQLGRPSMIHMDHLIRNAETWHQHAYAVPGIDEVMVSFVQLRILGFDLLDVFWLHPVATTSQTIDKDEFILKTFNSELDRWEAKWYRILDEASSSVCHRFLVRFYGNHLRLLIHSFRLQLSILSGNVSKESLWICYSSALEMLRLVVHRLGMVSHLYYCQDSVHVMVAYAAVVIIKILLSLPGELSAESEATILDLLCKASEDFGRQCSANNTNCFYQSRFLANVVTQFRKSKAKANPPTSTLIKQHDGSQIPDPYVRPSLQIHQTGLIQQQQLQNQSPLEPSPSSHYPPGPQQRLPSDMYPLPHASTAASIQFSALNNPLSQQHSQVSPSDASPLTASMLHASMTAAANPIQCMSNHPPNPNPTGMLCSDAPPPSAAITSSNGFQSFMPMNEVSSGDGGNNYAFASFTDTGAWENLFAHAGFNINSGAFIPNLEED; encoded by the exons ATGAGTACTCCCGGCGGCGCTGCTGTCGCCGCTTGCACACCATGTCGCACGGTGAAAATGAAATGTATCCGCGAGCCGGATTCCACAATGTGCAATCGATGTAAGAGGAAATCACTAACTTGCTACTATGAGACGCATCGTCGAGGTCGCAAACCCGGTACAAA ATTACGTCCCAAAGCAGAACGCATGAAAGCTTCCAACACTGCTTCTGCATTAACAAGTATGCATCAGGGTTCGAATCCACCAACGGCTTCGGCAGCGGAACCGACGCCAAAAATTGAACGGGAAGATACACTGAGCCAGCATAGCGGTCACCTCCTTATTGATGTGAAACACCACAACCTGTCCCCCATATCAAAGGCAAGCTCCGCAAGGGAAGCCTCAACCCTGAAAAGCATGCAAATAAACCGTTCACTTGCCTCAGATAGCCTTGCGCCATTTGCATTATTAAGAAAATCGGCGACGGTAGGGAACTTTACAATTGCCAACATTCTCAACGTGGAGGAGGAGACTCCGGCTGGAGAGGAGACTCCCGATCCTGACGTTTTAGGACAAGATGACTTACCGATGAAGGATCCGGATGACCCAGTGAATCGAAACTTATTAAGCATGCCCAGTGCTCAGGGGTTGTTTGATAA CTTTTTCAAATATATGAACCCATTTATATGTCAATTTGACCCTGTGATGCATACATTGCGTTACGTCAGGAGTCGATCACCGTTCCTGTTTTCAGCCCTCCTTGCAGCTGCTGCCAAAGTATTTTCTCCACAACTATACCTTAAACTTCACGACCACGTTGAGTTTCTTCTACGCAAGATTCTTGGCTCGGGTGAGAAGTCCACTGAAATTGTGCAGGGAATATGTCTTGTAACGCATTGGAAAGAGCCAAGTGACTCTCGAGCGTGGATGTTAGTTGGATATGCTATTCGCGCTTGTATGGAGATGGGATGGCATAAAATAAGTCCAACTCATTTGGATCCCGTGTTCGAGGACGGGAACAGGGGCAGTGCAAAAGAGATGGAGCTAAGGGAACGAAGGAATAAAGAGCGCACTTGGCTTATGCTGTTTGTGTACGATCGGAG CGTGAGCCTGCAATTAGGAAGGCCGTCGATGATCCATATGGATCACTTGATTCGGAACGCAGAAACCTGGCACCAACATGCTTATGCAGTTCCCGGCATTGATGAAGTTATGGTTTCGTTTGTGCAACTAAGAATCCTCGGTTTTGATCTGCTGGATGTATTTTGGCTGCACCCGGTCGCGACAACATCGCAGACAATTGATAAGGACGAATTTATTTTGAAGACCTTCAATAGCGAACTGGATAGGTGGGAGGCAAAATGGTATAGGATACTGGATGAAG CCAGCAGTTCTGTCTGCCATCGATTCCTTGTTCGGTTCTACGGAAATCATTTACGTCTTCTGATTCATTCTTTTCGGTTGCAACTCTCAATCCTAAGCGGCAATGTTTCCAAAGAGTCGTTATGGATCTGCTATTCAAGTGCCCTGGAGATGTTACGCCTAGTGGTGCATCGTCTGGGGATGGTTTCACATCTTTATTACTGTCAGGACTCGGTACATGTAATGGTGGCTTATGCCGCCGTTGTTATAATCAAG ATCTTACTATCCCTGCCCGGCGAGCTCTCAGCCGAATCCGAAGCCACCATCCTCGACCTTCTCTGCAAAGCGAGCGAGGACTTCGGCCGTCAGTGTTCCGCAAACAACACTAACTGCTTCTATCAAAGCAGATTCCTAGCTAATGTGGTGACACAATTTCGCAAATCAAAGGCGAAAGCAAACCCCCCAACTAGCACTTTGATCAAACAACATGATGGATCGCAAATCCCAGATCCATATGTGAGACCATCGTTGCAGATCCATCAAACGGGTTTGattcagcagcagcaactcCAGAATCAGTCGCCACTTGAACCTTCGCCGTCATCACATTATCCTCCTGGTCCGCAACAGCGGTTGCCAAGTGATATGTACCCGCTACCCCACGCGTCGACTGCTGCTTCAATTCAATTTTCAGCCTTGAACAATCCTCTTTCGCAACAGCATTCTCAGGTCTCTCCATCTGACGCAAGTCCGTTGACCGCATCGATGCTGCATGCATCAATGACGGCCGCAGCAAATCCGATACAATGTATGAGCAATCATCCTCCAAACCCGAATCCGACTGGTATGTTATGCTCCGATGCTCCTCCCCCCTCTGCAGCCATCACTAGCAGCAATGGCTTTCAGTCATTTATGCCGATGAACGAAGTGTCGAGCGGCGATGGAGGCAATAATTATGCGTTTGCGTCATTTACGGATACGGGAGCTTGGGAGAATTTGTTTGCGCATGCAGGATTTAACATCAACAGCGGCGCATTTATACCCAACCTAGAGGAAGACTAA